In Humulus lupulus chromosome 7, drHumLupu1.1, whole genome shotgun sequence, the following are encoded in one genomic region:
- the LOC133788443 gene encoding large ribosomal subunit protein uL29-like encodes MARIKVHELRNKNKADLQSQLKDLKAELALLRVAKVTGGAPNKLSKIKVVRLSIAQVLTVISQKQKSALREAYKNKRFLPLDLRTKKTRAIRRRLTKHQVSLKTEREKKREIYFPMRKYAIKV; translated from the exons ATGG CGAGGATTAAGGTTCACGAACTTAGGAACAAGAATAAGGCCGATTTGCAGAGCCAGTTGAAAGATCTGAAAGCTGAGCTCGCTCTTCTCCGGGTTGCTAAGGTCACTGGCGGTGCCCCTAACAAGCTCTCCAAGAT AAAGGTGGTGAGGCTTTCGATAGCACAGGTTTTGACTGTGATTTCGCAGAAGCAAAAGTCAGCTTTAAGAGAAGCATACAAGAATAAGAGGTTTTTGCCGCTCGATCTGCGTACAAAGAAGACCAGGGCTATCAGGAGGCGTCTCACCAAGCACCAG GTATCATTGAAGAcagaaagagagaagaagagagaaatctACTTTCCTATGAGGAAGTACGCTATTAAGGTGTAA